atgtgttgtatgtcaccgcgttctggacgttgaaccttggtgtgatcgtatgtacgcAAGACGGTttcagcggaattctgtcggaactccgccagaaaaaccttcagagtttattccgatgggaaaactggtcgtgtgtacatggcataagtgtattctttctgcagaaggtggtctctggtcaccagtccctttatttatatatatatatatatatatatatatatatatatatatatatatatatatatatatatatatatatatataaagccctatgtgctttcatatctgtcttctctatatataatacactcttcaaatttgcatggttttccctttcatgaacaaggaaataatgacgttGTGCTGTTGGGCTATTATTATAATGCAATGGGGCTGGGATGACcttttttttccagggctggtttttattcccagtccggccctgtcaccgccccaatgtgaaagtaatCTAAAGGTTACGTGACTTCCCATTTAATGGGGATTTTTAATTAACATAAagcacattttattattataactttCTTACAGCACTGTAAGAGGCAGGGGTTGCTGTCATTGAAGTTTTTAGCTTCCTAAAATAGGGccctaaagcggaccttcagtcttttttttcaacttttcatctataaaatcttctgcccttgttgttttaactttggatagtaaaacatttttttctgccagtaaataccttatacagcccacttaggcccctttcacactgaggcgttgcaaaaccgcggtaaaaacaatgagcgttattaccgcgtttttaccgcgttagcgttaaaaatagcgctaacgcccatgcgtttttgtagcgtttttgtagcgttcGCGTCAGCAAACAacccgtcccccttacatcacatcctgtGCACTTCCTGTGTTTTCGTCAGAGAAGAAATAGTGAGAAGATGGAGTTCCATGAGCTGCTGTTGTTATTTGTGCTATATGTTTGGGAACATATTCTCCAACAACAGAGACCACGTCGCTTTTGGGTTCATCCCATCACCCAAATGCACTCTGAGAGAGGACAATTTGTGCTGCTCTATCGTGACCTGAGAGAGCACCCTGATAAATTCCGAAACTACACTCGGATGAGCATTGCAATGTAAGTATATCCTAGTTCACCCCTccaagtcccaaacccccaatcctaaccttaaccccaccccacctagtcccaaacccccaatcctaaccttaatcccaccccacctattcccaaacccccaatcctaaccataatcccacccctcctagtcccaaacccccaaccataaccctaatcccacccctcctagtccctagcccccaatcctaaccctaatcccacctctcctagtccctaacccccaatcctaactttaatcccacccctcctagtcccaaacccccaaccctaaccttaatcccaccccacctagtccccaaccccccaaccctaaccttaatccaacCCCCACACTCGGATGAGCATTGCAATGTAAGTATATCCTAGTTCACCCCTccaagtcccaaacccccaatcctaaccttaaccccaccccacctagtcccaaacccccaatcctaatcttaatcccaccccacctagtcccaaacccccaatcctaaccataatcccacccctcctagtcccaaacccccaaccataaccctaatcccacccctcctagtccctagcccccaatcctaaccctaatcccacccctcctagtccctaacccccaatcctaactttaatcccacccctcctagtcccaaacccccaaccctaaccttaatcccaccccacctagtccccaaccccccaaccctaaccttaatccaaccccacctagtcccaaaccccacaccataaccttaatcccaccccacctagtcccaaacccccaatcctaaccttaatcccacgcctcctagtcccaaacccccaaccataaccatATTGCCACCCCTccaagtccctaacccccaatcctaaccataatcccacccctcctagtccctaacccccaatcctaaccctaatcccacccctcctagtccctaacccccaatcctaaccataatcccacccctcctagtccctaacccccaaccctaaccttaatcccaccccacctagtccccAAACCaccaaccctaaccttaatccaaccccacctagtcccaaacccccaaccataaccttaatcccaccccacctagtcccaaacccccaatcctaaccttaatcccaccccacctagtcccaaacccccaatcctaaccttaatcccacccctccgagtcccaaacccccaaccataaccataatgccacccctcctagtccctaacccccaatcctaaccttaatcccaccccacctagtccctaacccccaatcctaacctcaatcccacccctcctagtccctaacccccaatcctaaccataatcccaccccacctagtcccaaacccccaatcctaaccttaatcccacccctcctagtcccaaacccccaaccataaccataatgccacccctcctagtccctaacccccaatcctaaccttaatcccaccccacctagtccctaacccccaatcctaaccttaatcccacccctcctagtccctaacccccaatcctaaccataatcccacccctcctagtcccaaacccccaaccataaccataatgccacccctcctagtccctaaccccaatcctaaccttaatcccaccccacctagtccctaaccccctttcctaaccttaatcccacccctcctagtccctaacccccaatcctaaccttaatcccacccttcctagtcccaaacccccaaccataaccttaatcccaccccacctagtcccaaacccccaatcctaaccttaatctcaccccacctagtcccaaacccccaatcctaaccttaatcccacccctcctagtcccaaacccccaaccataaccataatgccacccctcctagtccctaacccccaatcctaaccttaatcccaccccacctaggccctaacccccaatcctaatcttaatcccacccctcctagtccctaacccccaatcctaaccttaatcccaccccacctaggccctaacccccaatcctaaccttaatcccaccccacctaggccctaacccccaatcctaatcttaatcccacccctcctagtcccaaacccccaatcctaaccttaatcccacccctcctagtccctaacccccaatcctaaccataatcccgcccctcctagtccctaacccccaatcctaaccctaatcccaccccttctagtccctaacccccaatcctaaccataatcccacccctcctagttccTAAACCCCAATCCTaagcctaatcccacccctcctagtcccaaacccccaaccataaccttaatcccacccctcctagtccctaacccccaatctcAACCCTAATCCTACCCCTCCTGGTCCCTAACcaccaatcctaaccctaatccctcccCTCCTAGTCCCGAATCCCCTAGCCTTAATCCCACCCTTCCAATGTCCCAAACTCCAAATAACAATGTCACAAACTCCTACTAGCTGTGATTTATAGCAACAAATTTTATTCTTTCCATAGATTTGACTATCTTCTTGATTTGCTGACACCTGTGTTGTTGAGACGGGATACTAATTGCAGAGTTGCAATATCACCATGCGAACACTTACTTATAACGCTGAGGTAAGCAATGTTATGATTCAATGCATTTACTCTTAAACCataaaaaaaactacaattttttATCTGAAAAAACGAACATTTATTTGTATAAATTGCACAACAGATGCATAAAAAATAATACTTTAATAATATTTTCAAGAATATAATTAGAGATCCTGATAAAATGAGGGGTGAGGGTGCGAATCCTCTCTAGCGGTgttaggaggagtaggaggagggggaggaggaggaggaggagcttgaATTGGGGGATAATAATTAGGGGGCATGTCGTATTGACCTGCATGGAATCTTTTATTAAATTGGGGGGTCATGGACATGTTTGGCCCACATGGAGCATTGTAAGATGGGGCACGATATGATGAATCTTCCCACGGATTGCCATAATGAAGATATTGTTGTGGGTTTGGGTTTTCTGAGGTTTGGGTATTTGATTTTTGTTGAAAAGATTTTATAACTTTCATGAGCTCAATGCGAAGATCACATTGGTATTCCTGTTTCACCAGTGCAATCTGAGGAATTAAACTTTTCGTAAAAGCTGAGATTTCATTGTTTTccgtttttttctgtcaataaggtTTCTGACCACATCGATAAATTCCTGTGTTTGCTGGGGTTTTTTAGGTTTTGATCTTGACGTTGATTTTTGTGGTGGCTCCAGTGTTGTTTCTCTGATATCCTCCTCATCATTTTCCTCTTCTGTAATGTGTGGTTCTATGGTTGTGTTTTCCGGAGTAAGCTCCTCTGCCTCACTCTCACTGTTAATATTGCTTTCTGTTCTGATTAAATTACATGATTAGACAGTGCTACGTGATTATTACTATTATTTCTATACAATGCCTTTATGAAATATGTTACTACTTACTGTCTGTCCTGCATCACTGGTTTTAAGAATTCTAATTCATAGTAGTGACAGTACATTCTCCCATGTTTCCCGCTGGATCCACTTCTGATCTGTTGTTGACTGGTTAATTCTCTTTTAAAGTTGTCCCTCAATGTTTTCCATCGCTGCTTGATCATTTTTACTGAAagataaattaaatttttatattttacagaTATCTTGCAACCGGAAACACATATTCATCGCTGCAATATGAATTTCGCGTTGGGATATCAACCATAAGCGAAATTGTGAAGCAAACGTGTGATGCAATCTGGGATCTGCGAAGTACAGTCATGCCAATTCCAAACAAGGCTAAATGGGAAGATGTTGCACAGCGATTTTTGAACAAGACCAATTTTCCAAACTGTTTAGGAGCTATTGATGGAAAGCATATTAGGCTAATAAAACCATGTCATAGTGGAAGCCAGTACTACAATTATAAAAAGTATTTTTCTGTTGTTTTAATGGCAGTTGTCGATGCTGACTATAAATTTATTTATGTTGATATTGGATCATTTGGCAGCAATGCAGACTCCGCTGTTTTCCAGCATAGTAAATTCGGAAAACGTCTTGCCTGTAATGAATTTGATTTACCAGATAACCGACCACTGCCTGGAACAGAGGGACCCgaaatgccatttgtgtttgtagcCGATGATGCTTTCGCTATTCACGAACATCTCATGAAACCTTATTCGCTGAGAAATCTGGACACACGAAAGAGGATCTTCAATTACAGGCTGTGTCGGGCACGTAGACTTGTAGAATGCGCTTTCGGTATACTGGCGAATAAGTGGCAAATATTTCTTAAACCAATAAACCTTAATGTTGAAAATGCATGTAAGGTTATTAAGGCTGCGTGTATACTACATaatgtggtgagagagagagatggagtaaATTTTGAGGATACTCTGTCACACAATATTGAACCTGCCGATTTTCTGCATGTACGTGGACCAATAGTGGGATTCACAATTAGAGAGGCTTTTGCTGACTGTTTTATGAGTCCGGCTGGTGCACTGAGTTGGCAAGAAAACATGATCTAAACCTTCAATGTATTCCGACTAAATACTTCGATGTATGTTTATTAAGCCATGTATCTATTTGCTTCTGTTACatattataacaaattaaattgttAATATGTTTCGTGAGTCAATAATAAAATTACTACATTATATAATAAAGTTACGTGCCATATTTCATAACGAGATTAAAGTCACTTGTATGATGATGGGATTAGGTAGGTgattgggactaggaggggtgggattagggttaggattgagggttagggactaggaggggtgggattaaggttatggttgggggttagggtctaggaggggtgggattagggttaggattgggggttagggactaggaggggtgggattatggttaggattgggggttagggactaggaggggtgggattaaggttatagttgggggttagggactaggaggggtgggattaaggttatggttgggggtttgggactaggaggggtgggattagggttaggattaggggttaggggctaggaggggtgggattagggttaggattgggggttagggactaggaggggtgggattagggttaggattgggggttagggactaggaggggtgggattagggttaggattgggggttagggactaggaggggtgggattagggttaggattgggggttagggactaggaggggtgggattaaggttatggttgggggtttgggactaggaggggtgggattaaggttatggtttggggtttgggactaggaggggtgggattagggttatggttggggtttgggactaggaggggtgggattagggttaggattgggggttagggactaggaggggtgggattagggttaggattgggggttagggactaggaggggtgggattaaggttatggttgagggtttgggactaggaggggtgggattagggttatggttgggggtttgggactaggaggggtgggattaaggttagggttgggttttgggactaggaggggtgggattaaggttatggttgggggttagggactaggaggggtgggattaaggttatggttgggggtttgggattaggaggggtgggattagggttaggattgggggttagggactaggaggggtgggattagggttaggattgagggttagggactaggaggggtgggattagggttaggattgggttagggactaggaggggtgggattaaggttatggttggggggttgggactaggaggggtgggattaaggttatggttgggggtttgggactaggaggggtgggattagggttatggttgggggtttgggactaggaggggcgggattagggttaggattgggggttagggactaggaggggtgggattaaggttatggttgggggtttgggactaggaggggtgggattaaggttatggttggggggtttgggactaggaggggtgggattagggttaggattgggggttagggactaggaggggtgggattagggttaggattgggggttagggactaggaggggtgggattagggttaggattgggggttagggactaggaggggtgggattagggttaggattgggggttagggattaggaggggtgggattagggttgggattgggggttagggactaggaggggtgggattaaggttacgGTTGGGGGTTTggaactaggaggggtgggattatggttaggattgggggtttgggaataggagtggtgggattagggttaggattgggggttagggacttggaggggtgggattgccctttcacaatggggcggtttgcaggcattattgcgctaaaaataccgcctgcaaacgaCCCAAAAAAGCAGcttctgtttgttcagtgtgaaagcccgaggactttcacactgaagcagtgcgctggcaggagatgAAAAagactcctgcaagccgcatctttggagcggtgatattcactgctcctaaaccactcctgcccattgaaatcaatggggcatcgCGGCTATACcatggcaataccgcggctatagccgcactatgcgagcggttttaaccctttttcggccgccagcagggggtaaaaccgcactgctagcggccgaataccgccgcaaaaaccacggtaaaacagcgctaaaaatagcgctgttttaccgccgacgcccccaccaccccagtgtgaaaggggccgaggGTTTGGGACCACAGATACATGGAATAGGGTAAAGAATACCGGCATTGGCAAAAGGAACTAGATTGGATTTCTGCTTACATTTCTCAGCTTTTAGGTTTCTTGAAAGTGAATTCCAGTTTTTAATGTGTAGGTCTGCAACAGCATTCCATCCAGCACTTTTCTTCAATCTGTTTGAGTACCAGCTATGTTTTTTGTCCCACAGCTCTGGGTGCCTCCGGATTGTATCTATAAATTCTTCTGGATCTCCACTGCCAGAGGGTCTTTCTGCTCTGACTGTTTCAGCTGGCTGCATCTCAGATTCCTCTTCCATTTTGCTCTGTCTCTGTctggtctcctctccccttttcAACAGGATTTCCTGGTTTCCCAGCATACGCCACTTtactgcggtcatgtgaccttccccacaGCTTTTGGATAGTTTTCAAGCGTTTTTACAGCGCTATTACTGCGGTTTTACCGCGGTTTGCCATTAATTTCAATTGGaataggcgtttttacagcgtttttacagctctatttTATGCGCCCCGaagatgctccaaaaaagctgtaaacaggattttttccaacgcacagccagcgcaacgcctcagtgtgaaaggttacactgagatacatgggGGGCGTTTTAAATGCGGTTtttaggcggtaattttagcgctaaaacgctgcaaaaatgcctcagtgtgaaaggggccttactgtttcttgtctggtcattaacctaggcttatgacatcagcaTTCTgcggcatatttggcaagtacagaatcacactatatataaaataatatgcaaagtagttggagggaagcttcagaatggcaaatatatttttattacatattatgtgagcagattgcagttcctctttaagtaataaAGTGAAACCAAATTCAGAGATGCACAGAAGAAGCTTTTTTAGACAACTTAAGTACTGACAGGCACCTTGTGATACACACTAACAGGAAGAaattttgcatttaaaaatgtaaaatggcTGACAGGTTCCATTTAAAACACATCATATATGACACTTACATGTTCAAATTGTGCCTACTGCACAGCAATGCAAAACAGATACAGTTCCTCTATATTGGTCCCTCAGTCTGCTCAATTAAATTGAAAAAAAGACCTATTAGTAGTGATGACAATTGATGAATGTCAATTTTATATTTGATATGACTCTTACAGTGGTACTGACTTCTTGGTTTCACATAGTTTACTCACCTGGGAGGTCTCTCTGCTACCATACTATTATCTGTCCCTGGCTCGGTTGCCTTTGCTCAGCAAGGGGATCTTATCAATGTGACTACTGCCAGGTTGTAAACTGAGTTCACCTGAATCTATATGTTCAGATTTGCACAGATAATCATACATTTCATAAATCACAGTTTCCTGGAATCCAGAACTTAAACTTTTATTGTCTGCAATCACACAGTTCTAGAAAAAACATAAGCTGCGCTCTTAAAGTGACATGTTAACCAAATATGTGAgcacaatacaaaaaataaaaaatttaataaatgatAAGTGATTAGAAATGTTTAAGGAAGTCCCAAACTGTGAAATAGGTGACTTATGTAAAGTCCTCCAATAACTGTTGAAGATTCtaatggttccttcaatgaaggaCGGATTGGCAGCTAAAGGTTCAAGGTGAAAATCTTGTGACTTTATATTGTGAACACAGAGAATCCACCACCACACaaagtgcacgcttaccagctgcacaagtttagacacttgtggctaatacccagccagggcttttttctccAAAGACTTCAGATGTTGGTCTGGTCAATAAGCGTAATGAGCCGTTTTTGGTCAGGAACGTGATTGGTGGCACAGCTTTTGGACTCATAGACAGTTCGGGTAGTGATGAGGTGATGGCAGCTCAAAAAGGGCAGGGAAAATCAACATAGGTAAAACCAGATGGATAATTATTCAAGAATAAAAAACAGTATCGCTTGCAAAGCGTATACAAATTCAGTAAAAAGTTTTAATATAAAGTGCGGCTGGCCGGAAGCAATACAAATGCCCGTACAAGCCAGACATATAATGCGGTGATGTCAGCAAGTCGCTCCTACCAACGCGTTTCTTCACTAATCTGATGTCGTCCTGGGGCACAGGCGGCGTACTGACGCACCTCTTAATATAGTAAACACATACAACCAAGCCTCATTTTGAATCTCAGGTGGCTGATGCTAAAAACACCATTTTGCATGTGGGAAAACTGACACCCAAACTGAAAGCCCAACCAGAGAGTGGGAAGCGCTAGGATACAGAGTGAGCGCAACAATCAAAACACTCACCGCTATATATCAACATACCCACTACATCTGAAACACCAAATTGAGCTCAAAAGGTGTCTAACatacttaataaaataaaaataaacataacataaaaacataaaaatgttgcTGGAAGCTGTAATACTCAGACAATCATCTTAAGTAATAGATGAATGGAGCTAGAAACTGAGATATTCAAACGACCAACCTTATATGCAAATTGGCACACAAATTGGCACAAAAAACATGAAAATGTCATAGCATGCCACCCACGCCACCCACGCAGGACGAAACGCCCCCTTCAAGTTCGCCTCAACGAGCACATCAACAATATCAGGAAGGGGTTCACCAAGCATTCGGTATCTAAACATTATCTAACTGCCCATAATGGGGACCCCCTCCAGGACTATTTTACTAGGGATAGACAAATGTAATCCCCACTGGAGAAATTTACACTTGTCTAGAAGTATTTCTAAACTTGAGATGGTGTGGGTACTCACATTAAAGACTTATTGTTCAACGGTCGGCTCGAATACAGTGAGTCTCCTGGAAGGCTGGGACCGTCCAAGGCTTTGAACACTGAGCTTTTAACTTACTGGAATGTTATCCTCAAATCTGATGACCCCTAACTACTTTGTTAAGTTGGCGTTTTGATACAAGATCTGCTGTGCCAGCCTAGTCCGGTGCATCCATCAAGTCATTTGACTTATAAACCCATATGACCTAGGGAGCGTAAGCCTCTCCaggtcatcgacatctggtaagcctcctcttgtTTACTGGTGGTGGTTCATTTGAGATTACAGTCCTTTGGAATATCTGCGCCGTGTGAACACGTTTAGcacttttggacttttttattttaatatatgtgCCAACTTTGGTCTTCATATGTAACATTTGCTGTGGTATGAGTATATTCGTGCACCTGGTTAATATTCATTGATCCCATCagtttttctactttttattttttcacatatcatGTTGTTTACGTAGTATGGTTTATTTTGGTATAAGTCACTAATTCTAACTAAGGTATTTCTTTATGCACTTCATGCATACCCCCTTTTTACATAGGAGGGTATTCTtctattttgttatatttgttttggtatattagcgctacacttttttacacCCATACGTATTACTTTTAGTCCAAAGCTGTGTCAGCTGCTATATACAGTTTTATTTTACACAGTGCTGTATTTTCCCCCTATTTATCTTTTCATATCACAGTTCAACCCCTGGTGGTGCTAATCCAAATCGATCATATAAGCCAATGAGGTGAACGGGAGATAAAGGAGTAGCCACCCAAGATTCAAAACAAGTTTACATCACAAGTAACCATAGCAACAATCAATCCAAGAAACAAAATTCAATGTATGTGATCATACTGTAAATTGGAAAAATGGCAATCAAGAGTTATCTATAAAAGCACTGACATCCACATCTACATTTAAACCATAGGGGACATAAGTCTTTAATGTGAGTACCCACACCATCTCAAGTTTAGAAATACTTCTAGACAAGTGTAAATTTCTCCAGTGGGGATTACATTTGTCTATCCCTAGTAAAATAGTCCTGGAGGGGGTCCCCATTATGGGCAGTTAGATAATGTTTAGATACCGAATGCTTGGTGAACCCCTTCCTGATATTGTTGATGTGCTCGTTGAGGCGAACTTGAAGGGGGCGTTTCGTCCTGCGTGGGTGGCGTGGGTGGCATGCTATGACATTTTCATGTTTTTTGTGCCAATTTGTGTGGCAATTTGCATATAAGGTTGGTCGTTTGAATATCTCAGTTTCTAGCTCCATTCATCTATTACTTAAGGTGATTCTCTGAGTATTACAGCTTCCAGCAACATTTTTACATATTAAGTATGTTAGACACCTTTTGAGCTCAGTTTGGTGTTTCAGATGTAGTGGGTATGTTGATATAGCGGTAAGTGTTTTGATTGCTGCGCTCACTGTGTATCCTAGTGCTTCCCACTCTCTGGTTGGGCTTTCAGTTTGGGTGTCAGTTTTCCCACATCCAAAATGGTGTTTTTAGCATCAGCCACCTGAGATTCAAAATGAGGCTTGGTTGtatgtgtagccaagggtttgctactatagttattacagttgatgttatttcaaatgagtttggctccctctagggACTGTTGGGCTCTGTTAGGATTTTTCTTCttgagaaggaatgcagcaaagtattgtgggagatatagtttggaggaggaagtgactctattagctggatcagccctgaactacaatacagacaatgcaaagcgaacagcactgcctgctgggagcagtaataaaaggaccAGCGCAGCCCGTTTTCAGCTCTTCGGgatgccattcaacacctgccagcaggagatCTGTgcgtgtgaccaggagtgagagactgcggcctatacaatGGAGAGCCAGATCACCCACCTCAGCCTTGCCATCTTAGCAAGTAGACCGGCCTGTGCTTAAATCCATCCGGAGTTGCAGCGCGGCGCCATCTTCACTAgacggagacaccaggaggggatttCGGATGGAGCCTCACAGACATTAGAGTCCATAGTGGTAAGAGGGCACCTGCCCAGTTCAGTAGAaagtacagtattgctgagtgagttctttctacagattgctgatgagacttgtagttccacggaggtgaatctacttcatCACATGCATTATACAGCTGGAATTTGGGGCCTTGCCTTTTTCCCCTGctctgtaaggtcagtactgtattgcactcacatgtaaggaggaatctacaagttgtgatatttcttcagttaagcagtcaTCAGCATATAATTtattctacagtcatttcttttccttaactttgtggattacaaatactgcagtttaaacagcaggctagctgaagatatccaaAGTTAAAAGAACTTTCATCATCTTCCTCTTTTATCAAGCACTACTGCTCTACTTATAATTTGAACACTGAATtatagcctagggggagccattgagtatatgcTAAGCTTTACACTGCTTTCTTGAATGTGGAGAATGTTATACTGcaatttggtctgtgtgttgaggcctcagtaggaaggtatttaataaatgtttcagagatattgagtacttatccctctgtacacctgttcacatgagtggttcagtgacattgtgagTTTCTCAATATTAACATcatattgcagaatggaacccaaggtgtcagaggtaagagaagatctgcagagtcggggtagccagtggggaatagagtcaatcagcagccctcacgggggtaccgctacatgtgtGTTTACTATATTAAGCGGTGCGTCAGTACTgcgcccgtgccccaggacgacgtcagatTAGTGACAAAATGCGTTGGTAAGAGCGTCATACTGATGTCACCACGTTATACGTCCCGCTTGCACAGGCGTTTGTATTCCTGTGGCCAGCCGCATTTTTTATTGAAACCTTTTACTGAATATGTTTACGCTTTGCAagcaatactgttttttatttttgtataaatatcCATCTGGTTTTACCTATGGCAATTT
This window of the Aquarana catesbeiana isolate 2022-GZ linkage group LG01, ASM4218655v1, whole genome shotgun sequence genome carries:
- the LOC141103141 gene encoding uncharacterized protein, with amino-acid sequence MFHQDGFIRKRKKAFSENWEKFDILNLSSYPLSKEESDLLQLGLTFCPDENADKFELIKDLHLFGRRLMFKDLYDKESNTTQDLGSSISNMEGVTFEDLRALQDLMDLWDESNPEEEGWMFNPLSTSTTQLKDRKLILPFLSFGLSSDVIIGAPKTYKPKSRSFPVLQANSNIWAFVIQVTKEIESTNWQTGPPSNMSKDLKKALCHLSSNKNIVIKPSDNGGNLVIMDVEQYESMCFDINHNTSWYRLIPRAHVDYYIKQFDYLLDLLTPVLLRRDTNCRVAISPCEHLLITLRYLATGNTYSSLQYEFRVGISTISEIVKQTCDAIWDLRSTVMPIPNKAKWEDVAQRFLNKTNFPNCLGAIDGKHIRLIKPCHSGSQYYNYKKYFSVVLMAVVDADYKFIYVDIGSFGSNADSAVFQHSKFGKRLACNEFDLPDNRPLPGTEGPEMPFVFVADDAFAIHEHLMKPYSLRNLDTRKRIFNYRLCRARRLVECAFGILANKWQIFLKPINLNVENACKVIKAACILHNVVRERDGVNFEDTLSHNIEPADFLHVRGPIVGFTIREAFADCFMSPAGALSWQENMI